A region from the Candidatus Magasanikbacteria bacterium genome encodes:
- a CDS encoding DUF5654 family protein, which produces MPKKTKQKISKKLQKEIKSNFVKYIGAGFGLVASFAWNDAIKSLIEAVFPVSGQYVWAKFAYAVVMTLVVVVLMVYIVRILKVEEEK; this is translated from the coding sequence ATGCCAAAAAAAACAAAACAAAAAATAAGTAAAAAATTGCAAAAAGAAATAAAGTCTAATTTTGTAAAATATATTGGAGCTGGTTTTGGACTTGTTGCCTCGTTTGCTTGGAACGACGCTATAAAATCACTAATTGAAGCTGTATTCCCAGTAAGCGGTCAATATGTGTGGGCAAAATTCGCTTATGCTGTCGTTATGACTTTGGTTGTTGTTGTGCTTATGGTTTACATTGTGAGAATTTTAAAAGTTGAAGAAGAAAAATAA